A window of the Macaca nemestrina isolate mMacNem1 chromosome X, mMacNem.hap1, whole genome shotgun sequence genome harbors these coding sequences:
- the LOC105488009 gene encoding putative elongation factor 1-alpha-like 3, with product MDSTEPPYSQQRYEEIIKEVSTYIKKIGYNPNTVAFMPISGRNDDNMLEPSANVPWFKGWKVTCTDGNASGTTLLEALDYILPPSRPTDKPLRLPLQDVHKIGDIGTVPVGQVKTGVLKPGMVVTFVAVDVTTEIKSVERHQEALSEMNFIPGNNVGFNVKNVSVKDVRSGNIAGDSKNGPPMKAAGITAQVIILNHPGQISAGYAPVLDCHMAHIACKFAELKEKTDHLSGKQLEDGSKFLKSGDAAIIDMVPGNLVCIKSFSDYPPLGHFAVCDVRQTVGVGVIKAVNQKAAGAGKVTKSAQKAQKAK from the exons ATGGATTCCACTGAGCCACCCTACAGCCAGCAGAGATACGAGGAAATCATTAAGGAAGTCAGCACTTACATTAAGAAAATTGGCTACAACCCCAACACAGTAGCATTTATGCCAATTTCTGGTCGGAATGATGACAACATGCTGGAGCCAAGTGCTAACGTGCCTTGGTTCAAGGGATGGAAAGTCACCTGTACAGATGGCAATGCCAGTGGAACCACACTGCTTGAGGCTCTGGACTACATCCTACCACCATCTCGTCCAACTGACAAGCCCTTGCGCCTGCCTCTCCAGGATGTCCACAAAATTGGTGATATTGGTACTGTACCTGTTGGTCAAGTGAAGACTGGTGTTCTCAAACCCGGTATGGTAGTCACCTTTGTTGCAGTCGATGTTACAACTGAAATAAAGTCTGTTGAAAGGCACCAGGAAGCTTTGAGTGAAATGAA CTTTATTCCTGGGAACAATGTGGGCTTCAATGTCAAGAATGTGTCCGTCAAGGATGTTCGTTCTGGCAACATTGCTGGTGACAGCAAAAATGGCCCACCAATGAAAGCAGCCGGCATCACTGCTCAGGTGATTATCCTGAACCATCCAGGGCAAATCAGTGCTGGCTATGCCCCTGTACTGGATTGCCACATGGCTCACATTGCATGCAAGTTTGCTGAGCTGAAGGAAAAGACTGATCACCTTTCTGGTAAGCAGCTGGAAGATGGCTCTAAATTCTTGAAGTCTGGTGATGCTGCCATCATTGATATGGTTCCTGGCAACCTCGTGTGTATTAAAAGCTTCTCAGACTATCCTCCTCTGGGTCACTTTGCTGTTTGTGATGTGAGACAGACAGTTGGTGTGGGTGTCATCAAAGCAGTGAACCAGAAGGCTGCTGGAGCTGGCAAGGTCACCAAGTCTGCCCAGAAAGCTCAGAAGGCTAAATGA